A genomic window from Periweissella cryptocerci includes:
- a CDS encoding DNA/RNA non-specific endonuclease produces the protein MQKSKYHARYRFTAFITALCGLFLLTSLSGCAQDTAKDSAESHVTSSKISKSSSTSSQTSNSSSASSSSSTATSQQPKKSTTQLSTSFNSHNGLTTVANQEPLNYKNKRQMEMASLDQYGRAVDSHIQLNNSEEPDQAGKKREALTLNPAGWHNYNFYYTKDGVTKRAWLMNRGHLVGYQFSGLNDEARNLVVETAYFNAGNYKGMDSGRAGSMLYFENALDSWVANHPNYRLDYQVTPMYKDNELVPREIRLAYVGYDQSGDKLAIKLGSDLEHEGNGGATVVYLKNDSPNAKINYATGTATNTVAKAKSTNSPAATHKKAKSSSVVTATNSAAQTTVYVTGGGDSNVYWYSKDNMPANTNMNNVVTMTQAQAEAAGKRHSLRE, from the coding sequence ATGCAAAAATCTAAATATCATGCGCGCTATCGTTTCACAGCTTTCATTACCGCCCTCTGTGGTTTATTCTTGCTGACGAGTTTGTCTGGCTGTGCCCAAGATACCGCTAAAGACTCGGCTGAAAGTCACGTCACGTCATCTAAAATCAGCAAAAGTAGCAGTACCTCCAGTCAAACAAGTAATAGCTCCAGCGCTTCAAGTTCTAGTAGTACCGCGACTTCTCAACAACCTAAAAAATCAACTACTCAATTATCAACTAGTTTCAATTCACACAACGGCTTAACCACCGTTGCTAATCAAGAACCATTAAACTACAAAAACAAACGACAAATGGAAATGGCCAGTCTCGATCAGTATGGCCGTGCTGTTGATTCACACATCCAGTTGAACAATAGTGAAGAACCTGATCAGGCAGGTAAAAAGCGTGAAGCATTGACGCTCAACCCCGCTGGCTGGCACAACTATAACTTCTACTATACTAAGGACGGAGTAACTAAGCGCGCGTGGTTAATGAACCGTGGACATCTGGTCGGCTATCAGTTTTCTGGCTTAAATGACGAAGCACGTAATTTGGTCGTTGAAACAGCTTATTTCAATGCCGGTAATTATAAAGGTATGGACTCCGGGCGCGCCGGTTCGATGCTGTACTTCGAGAATGCTCTAGATTCATGGGTCGCCAATCACCCTAACTACCGCTTGGATTATCAAGTTACCCCGATGTACAAAGACAATGAATTAGTGCCACGCGAAATTCGTTTGGCATACGTTGGCTATGACCAGTCTGGTGATAAACTTGCAATTAAGCTGGGCTCTGATTTAGAGCACGAAGGTAACGGTGGCGCCACTGTCGTTTATCTTAAAAACGACAGCCCCAACGCTAAAATTAATTATGCAACTGGGACTGCAACTAACACCGTCGCAAAAGCTAAATCAACAAACTCTCCCGCTGCAACTCATAAAAAAGCAAAATCAAGTTCCGTAGTAACGGCCACTAATTCTGCCGCACAAACTACCGTCTACGTCACGGGTGGTGGTGATTCCAATGTCTATTGGTACAGCAAGGACAATATGCCTGCCAATACTAATATGAACAACGTTGTCACTATGACGCAAGCCCAAGCAGAAGCGGCCGGCAAACGGCATTCCTTACGCGAATAG
- the pepF gene encoding oligoendopeptidase F: protein MQARNKVPVAETWNVHDIYPDDAAFNVDRELYLNLVEAFITKYTDQLKTSSDFITALGDFELLEQKSSLLIHYAFLPQSTDITDSAAAQLLRATDELLSVNAAKLTFFDDALVNADVAILDAIATDAPKFASYIRHTKEKKAHQLSPDVEAALAQLSPSLYSAENTYGQVRSADLAYDPITVNGVEYPMSFVLYENRYQYSPDTDLRRAASKAFYDGLAKYQNTVASTYYNQVATEKRIATLRGFDSVIDYLLVGDEVDRSLFDRQIDGIMNWLAPVMRKYVNHIKEVRGLDKVTFADLQIDLDPDFNPKVTIEESKQLVSDAISTLGASYHDMIMPAYAERWVDFAQNAGKESGGFATKAFGIHPYILMTWTDEMADVFTLIHELGHNGHMILSEANNSILGDFPATYVSEAPSTFNELLLANSLQASADDARSKRAALVKMLTNTYYHNFVTHLLEAAFQREVYTLIDNGESFDAAKLNEIKRGVLEKFWGSDVEINNGAELTWMRQSHYYMGLYSYSYSASLTISTQAFLKVREEGQPAVDRWLELLKAGDQYTPVDLAAKAGVDITTDEPLKQTIKFLDETVDQIIAYTDELK, encoded by the coding sequence ATGCAAGCCAGAAACAAAGTACCCGTTGCCGAAACATGGAATGTTCACGATATTTATCCTGATGATGCCGCATTCAACGTCGACCGTGAATTATATCTCAATTTAGTCGAGGCCTTCATTACCAAATACACTGACCAATTAAAGACTAGTTCCGATTTCATTACTGCACTAGGTGATTTTGAACTTCTTGAACAAAAGAGCAGTCTGTTAATTCACTATGCATTTTTACCTCAATCGACTGATATCACGGACAGTGCCGCGGCACAATTATTACGGGCAACTGATGAATTATTATCAGTAAATGCCGCTAAGCTCACGTTCTTTGATGACGCGTTAGTTAATGCGGACGTCGCCATCTTAGATGCAATTGCAACGGATGCGCCCAAATTTGCTTCATATATTCGCCACACTAAAGAAAAGAAAGCTCACCAATTAAGCCCTGACGTTGAAGCTGCCCTTGCGCAACTTTCACCCTCACTCTATTCTGCTGAAAATACTTATGGTCAAGTTCGCTCCGCTGATCTTGCCTATGACCCTATTACGGTCAATGGTGTTGAATACCCAATGTCATTTGTGCTGTATGAAAATCGCTACCAATACTCACCCGATACTGACTTACGGCGGGCAGCTAGCAAGGCTTTCTATGATGGCTTAGCTAAGTACCAAAACACCGTTGCTTCAACTTATTACAACCAAGTCGCCACTGAAAAGCGCATTGCAACTTTACGTGGTTTTGACTCCGTCATTGATTACCTGTTAGTCGGTGATGAGGTGGATCGTTCATTATTTGACCGCCAAATTGATGGCATTATGAACTGGTTAGCGCCAGTTATGCGTAAATACGTGAACCACATCAAGGAAGTCCGCGGTCTCGACAAAGTAACGTTCGCCGACCTCCAAATCGACCTTGATCCAGACTTCAATCCTAAGGTAACCATTGAAGAATCTAAGCAACTGGTTAGCGATGCAATCAGTACTTTGGGTGCGTCTTATCACGATATGATTATGCCTGCCTACGCTGAACGCTGGGTTGATTTCGCACAAAATGCCGGTAAAGAATCTGGTGGTTTCGCAACCAAAGCATTCGGCATCCACCCTTATATTTTAATGACTTGGACTGATGAAATGGCTGACGTCTTTACGTTAATTCATGAACTCGGGCACAACGGCCACATGATTTTATCAGAAGCCAACAACTCGATTTTAGGAGACTTCCCTGCGACTTACGTGTCAGAAGCCCCATCAACCTTTAACGAATTGCTCCTAGCTAACTCACTACAAGCAAGTGCTGATGATGCTCGTTCAAAGCGTGCGGCGCTCGTTAAAATGTTGACGAACACGTACTACCACAACTTTGTGACGCACTTACTCGAAGCTGCCTTCCAACGCGAAGTTTACACGTTAATTGATAACGGCGAAAGTTTCGATGCTGCCAAACTCAATGAAATCAAACGTGGTGTGCTTGAAAAGTTCTGGGGTTCAGATGTCGAAATCAATAACGGAGCTGAATTAACTTGGATGCGTCAATCTCACTACTACATGGGACTCTACTCATACTCATATTCAGCTAGTTTGACCATCTCAACCCAAGCCTTCTTGAAGGTTCGTGAAGAAGGTCAACCAGCCGTCGATCGGTGGCTCGAACTCCTCAAAGCCGGTGATCAATACACACCAGTTGATTTAGCAGCCAAAGCGGGTGTTGATATTACAACTGACGAACCATTAAAGCAAACGATTAAGTTCCTTGATGAAACTGTTGATCAGATTATTGCTTATACCGACGAATTGAAATAG
- a CDS encoding metallophosphoesterase family protein: MNYIISDTHFNHEKILYFDKSRADSLQALGIEPTVAKMDAYLEQTWNETVTDADTVYFLGDLGMFRKKQDFVAQLARLNGQKVFFKGNHDHSDQIKAALKAPETKIVEYVETAKALKINGVQVWMSHYAIDLPYPILSVHGHIHEAEYQRAGMVNLSLDSAFMQTRKFGQPISFDELTPELVTRVAAIETEYAVESENKRFDRSIERAFDETITINKPTAGQRHELALLVEYLNSHDLTYGDVLAKYDIPNVDRVLSTDEKAAVAQTGFEFEKQTGLAGNPGRHE, translated from the coding sequence ATGAATTATATTATTTCAGATACCCATTTCAATCATGAAAAAATCTTGTACTTTGATAAATCGCGGGCTGACAGCTTGCAGGCATTGGGCATTGAACCCACGGTTGCGAAGATGGATGCCTATCTCGAACAAACTTGGAACGAAACTGTGACGGATGCTGATACGGTTTATTTTCTAGGTGACTTAGGGATGTTTCGTAAAAAGCAGGACTTCGTAGCTCAATTGGCCCGGTTAAATGGTCAGAAAGTCTTTTTCAAAGGTAATCATGATCATTCTGATCAAATAAAAGCTGCATTGAAAGCACCAGAAACTAAGATTGTTGAATATGTTGAAACTGCGAAAGCCCTGAAAATCAACGGAGTTCAAGTCTGGATGAGTCATTATGCGATTGATTTACCATATCCAATTTTGTCTGTACACGGGCATATTCATGAAGCTGAATATCAACGCGCGGGAATGGTTAATCTGTCACTTGATTCAGCATTCATGCAGACGCGTAAGTTTGGCCAACCAATTAGTTTTGATGAGTTAACGCCAGAATTAGTAACGCGTGTGGCCGCGATTGAAACTGAGTACGCGGTTGAATCAGAGAATAAACGGTTTGATCGCTCAATTGAACGGGCATTTGATGAAACAATCACGATTAACAAACCAACCGCTGGGCAACGCCATGAACTAGCATTGCTGGTGGAATATCTCAATAGTCACGACTTAACTTATGGTGACGTCTTAGCAAAATATGATATTCCAAACGTTGATCGAGTATTATCAACCGATGAAAAAGCTGCGGTAGCACAAACTGGTTTTGAATTTGAAAAGCAAACGGGCTTAGCTGGTAATCCTGGTAGGCACGAATAG
- a CDS encoding aspartate ammonia-lyase, whose amino-acid sequence MRLEKDSLGSIEVPSDAYYGIHTQRALINFPITGEQTNPELIRAFLEIKQAAAVANHLAGNLADDVADAIVQATNQLLAEPFDTNKFPLDPIQGGAGTSTNMNVNEVIANTAIELLGGQKGDYQLVNPNDHVNMSQSTNDAYPSAGKLALVHLLEPLQRELSALIDALGDKADEFADVYKMGRTQLQDAVPTTLGNTFHAFLKPLRRDAHRIEIAAEGLYPLNLGGSAIGSGINVSAIYHENIISELAKLTNLPLKQAHDLFDATQNLDAFIVFSGSLKTLAVNLSKMANDLRLLSSGPRSGLNEINLPARQAGSSIMPGKVNPVIPEVVNQVAFEVIGNDATVTAAVEAGQLELNAFEPVIFYRLIASINHLTHAMKTLRENAIVGITYNAEQLAHDIDFSSSYATAMAPIIGYNAAAKLAKESLKTGLPLRQLAIASALFTAEQLEHIFRVEEIIINSRTKEHGVVLRNSIHHTVE is encoded by the coding sequence ATGCGATTAGAAAAAGATTCATTAGGTTCTATTGAAGTTCCAAGTGACGCCTACTATGGTATCCACACCCAACGTGCATTGATTAATTTTCCAATTACTGGTGAGCAAACTAATCCGGAGCTAATTCGGGCATTCCTAGAAATTAAGCAAGCTGCGGCCGTCGCTAACCATTTGGCAGGTAACTTAGCTGATGACGTTGCCGACGCTATCGTGCAGGCGACTAACCAATTACTCGCAGAACCATTTGATACCAATAAATTCCCCCTCGATCCAATTCAAGGTGGAGCTGGCACTAGTACTAATATGAACGTCAACGAAGTCATTGCTAATACGGCAATTGAACTGCTGGGTGGTCAAAAAGGTGATTATCAACTAGTTAATCCCAATGATCACGTCAATATGAGTCAAAGTACTAATGATGCCTATCCAAGCGCCGGCAAACTCGCGCTCGTTCACCTGTTGGAACCTTTGCAACGTGAACTCAGTGCATTAATTGATGCGCTTGGTGATAAAGCCGATGAATTTGCTGACGTCTACAAAATGGGCCGCACGCAGCTCCAAGACGCGGTTCCCACTACTTTGGGTAACACCTTCCACGCTTTCTTAAAACCCTTACGACGTGATGCCCACCGTATCGAAATTGCGGCAGAAGGCTTGTACCCACTAAACCTCGGTGGCTCTGCAATCGGCTCCGGCATTAATGTTAGCGCCATTTACCACGAAAACATTATCAGTGAACTGGCAAAGCTGACGAATTTACCACTTAAACAAGCCCACGATTTATTCGATGCCACCCAGAACCTAGATGCATTCATCGTTTTCTCAGGTAGTTTAAAAACATTGGCCGTTAATTTATCAAAAATGGCCAATGACTTGCGCCTGTTGAGTTCCGGCCCACGTTCTGGTTTAAACGAAATTAACTTGCCCGCGCGCCAAGCTGGTAGTTCCATCATGCCAGGTAAAGTTAATCCGGTCATTCCCGAGGTCGTCAATCAGGTTGCCTTTGAAGTTATCGGTAATGATGCCACGGTTACGGCAGCCGTCGAAGCTGGCCAACTAGAATTAAACGCCTTTGAACCAGTTATCTTCTACCGGCTTATCGCTTCAATTAATCACTTAACTCACGCCATGAAAACTCTGCGAGAAAACGCCATTGTCGGCATTACTTATAACGCCGAACAATTAGCCCATGATATTGATTTTTCATCGAGTTACGCCACCGCAATGGCGCCAATTATTGGCTACAATGCGGCTGCAAAACTGGCCAAAGAATCCTTAAAAACCGGTTTACCTTTACGTCAGTTGGCAATTGCTTCGGCTCTCTTCACTGCTGAACAGCTCGAACATATCTTCCGGGTTGAAGAAATCATTATCAACTCACGGACAAAAGAACACGGTGTCGTGCTGCGCAATTCGATTCATCATACCGTTGAGTAA
- a CDS encoding DUF5776 domain-containing protein → MFKDIIKGLLALALAGATYAYATNVHADTVADANPIRVSTSQYYTKVSAPKMAARTKLTIYQTADMKKKIGTITAGKLIKIKRLVVNESGTPTFQVSGGYITTAKAKVIVPKVTTSKKYFITKPVKVVTKAKVKSYQTVDLKTKKVLIKRNAKLTVKAISWTSKGYPSLKTNKGWVSGKKTSIKLIPKYKAHARAASAYDMTTGKFLYTKNSHKRLPNASTTKLMTLYLTYQKVADTSATWNTQVKINSHVAKMSRAPWGEIRMKPGQRWTVKQLYEAALIQSSNEAATQLGIWVAGSNAKFIKAMNQQAKTWNLKDTYYYTSTGLDNDDVAPYGLKVTGSARARNYSSAYDLTMLADKLLTKYPKILNTAKKTSAKVQGHTVKTTNKMLKGKAYYQKSLHVDGLKTGTTPAAGQVFVGTGQVPGKHRLITVVMHSSNRFADTTKIMNNVYDRYVLN, encoded by the coding sequence ATGTTTAAAGATATCATTAAAGGGTTATTAGCGTTGGCACTTGCGGGAGCTACGTATGCTTATGCAACGAACGTTCACGCCGATACTGTGGCAGATGCCAACCCGATACGAGTGAGTACGAGCCAATACTATACCAAAGTTAGCGCACCCAAAATGGCCGCACGCACTAAACTGACGATTTACCAAACGGCTGATATGAAGAAAAAGATTGGCACAATCACAGCTGGTAAGTTAATTAAGATTAAACGATTGGTCGTTAATGAAAGCGGAACACCGACCTTTCAAGTGAGTGGCGGCTACATCACAACCGCTAAAGCAAAAGTCATTGTCCCAAAAGTTACCACTAGTAAAAAATATTTCATTACAAAGCCAGTCAAAGTAGTTACCAAAGCTAAGGTGAAAAGTTATCAAACGGTTGATTTGAAGACGAAAAAAGTTCTCATTAAGCGTAATGCAAAGCTAACAGTGAAGGCGATCAGTTGGACGAGTAAGGGCTACCCCAGTTTAAAAACGAACAAAGGGTGGGTTTCAGGTAAGAAAACTAGTATCAAACTCATTCCAAAATACAAAGCACACGCCCGCGCAGCCAGTGCGTATGATATGACGACCGGGAAGTTTTTGTATACCAAAAATAGTCATAAGCGTTTGCCCAATGCCTCAACGACCAAGTTAATGACGTTGTATTTAACGTATCAAAAAGTGGCAGACACTAGTGCCACTTGGAACACGCAGGTCAAGATTAATAGCCATGTTGCTAAGATGAGTCGTGCCCCTTGGGGTGAAATTCGGATGAAACCTGGTCAACGGTGGACGGTGAAACAATTGTATGAAGCCGCGCTAATTCAATCATCCAATGAGGCGGCGACCCAACTTGGAATTTGGGTGGCCGGTTCCAATGCAAAGTTTATTAAAGCGATGAATCAACAAGCCAAAACGTGGAACTTGAAGGATACGTATTACTACACGTCAACTGGTTTGGACAATGATGACGTGGCGCCATATGGCTTGAAAGTCACTGGCTCAGCGCGTGCTCGCAATTATTCGTCGGCCTACGACTTAACGATGCTAGCTGATAAATTATTGACCAAATACCCTAAAATTTTGAATACGGCTAAAAAGACGAGTGCAAAGGTTCAAGGTCACACCGTTAAAACGACCAACAAAATGCTCAAAGGCAAGGCGTACTATCAAAAGTCATTACATGTGGATGGCTTGAAAACGGGTACCACACCGGCTGCTGGGCAAGTTTTTGTGGGGACTGGGCAAGTTCCTGGCAAACACCGCTTGATTACAGTCGTGATGCATTCAAGCAATCGTTTTGCTGATACAACCAAAATAATGAACAACGTGTACGACCGCTATGTGTTGAACTAA
- a CDS encoding DUF5776 domain-containing protein, translating to MIKKFLQGVMALLIAVGCLVFVSNVTATDAPTLKQPVVDVQIDAQKYYTDVVAADMVARKNLPIYTTINGDKQTKQQITANQFFKIKEFDVNIAGVPYYEVDGGYIKAAKSDLVIPQAMDEKNYFITQPGKVFTATKIKTFTGEDLKTVQREIKKNKKLRVDQLVWSATGEPLFKTNAGWIPAKKNLVKDVPEYRVPATAASSYDMTTGKFMYSKNLHKRLPNASTTKLMTLYLTEKHMRATGADWNTKITIDRSVARLSHAFYGEIPMKTGEVFTLKQLYECALIKSSNEAATALGIWVAGDNQKFIAMMNEQAQAWGMKDTHYYTSSGLDVDDVAKFKIIGEPGTSKTAHTYSSVHDLTILAEHYIQEYPDVLTTASIPKAKIKGITIRSTNWLIKGRPLYDKKAPVDGLKTGTTPKAGEVLVATGQKQGYHRIITVVMHANQDRYIVTKNMMLNAYARFAMK from the coding sequence ATGATAAAAAAATTCCTCCAAGGTGTAATGGCATTGTTGATTGCCGTGGGCTGTCTCGTGTTTGTATCGAATGTAACCGCAACTGATGCACCAACGCTGAAGCAACCGGTTGTTGATGTACAAATCGATGCGCAGAAATATTACACGGACGTCGTGGCGGCTGATATGGTTGCCCGTAAAAATTTACCGATTTATACAACGATTAATGGCGACAAACAGACCAAACAGCAGATTACTGCTAATCAATTTTTTAAGATTAAAGAATTCGATGTCAATATCGCTGGCGTACCATATTATGAAGTTGATGGCGGGTATATCAAAGCAGCTAAAAGTGATTTAGTTATTCCGCAAGCAATGGATGAAAAGAACTATTTCATTACCCAACCGGGCAAAGTTTTCACTGCAACTAAGATTAAGACATTTACTGGTGAAGATTTAAAGACGGTGCAACGGGAAATTAAGAAAAATAAGAAATTACGCGTTGATCAATTAGTCTGGTCAGCCACTGGCGAACCGCTTTTTAAAACCAATGCTGGTTGGATTCCTGCCAAGAAAAATTTGGTCAAGGATGTACCCGAATATCGCGTGCCGGCAACGGCCGCTAGTTCATACGACATGACAACTGGTAAATTCATGTACAGCAAGAATTTGCACAAACGCTTACCTAACGCATCGACAACCAAGTTAATGACTTTATATTTAACTGAAAAGCACATGCGGGCGACTGGTGCGGATTGGAACACGAAGATTACCATTGATCGATCAGTGGCACGATTAAGTCATGCTTTCTACGGCGAAATTCCGATGAAAACGGGTGAAGTATTTACGTTGAAGCAATTGTATGAATGTGCGTTAATTAAATCTTCCAATGAAGCAGCAACGGCACTGGGTATATGGGTCGCTGGTGATAATCAAAAATTCATCGCCATGATGAACGAGCAAGCCCAAGCATGGGGAATGAAAGACACGCACTACTACACATCATCTGGATTAGATGTCGATGATGTGGCGAAGTTTAAGATTATTGGTGAACCGGGAACTTCTAAGACGGCCCACACATATTCTTCAGTGCACGACTTAACTATATTAGCCGAACATTATATTCAAGAATATCCAGATGTTTTAACGACGGCTTCAATACCCAAAGCTAAGATTAAAGGAATTACAATTCGCTCAACAAACTGGTTGATTAAAGGGCGTCCACTGTACGATAAAAAAGCCCCAGTGGATGGTTTGAAGACTGGTACAACGCCAAAGGCCGGCGAAGTTTTGGTTGCAACTGGGCAAAAACAAGGGTACCACCGGATTATAACGGTCGTGATGCATGCGAACCAAGACCGTTATATCGTAACGAAAAACATGATGTTGAATGCCTATGCACGATTTGCAATGAAGTAA
- a CDS encoding peptide chain release factor 3 — MSNITDEISKRRTFAIISHPDAGKTTITEQMLLFGGVVREAGTVKGKKSGNFAKSDWMEIEQKRGISVTSSVLQFDFDGKRINILDTPGHEDFSEDTYRTLMAVDSAVMVIDSAKGIEPQTKKLFEIVKQRHIPVFTFFNKLDRDGRDPLELMAELEDILGIDTYPMNWPIGSGQVLQGLYNMYDNKVELYKADANGNKEIPLEADGNIADGNVLKENKIWRDALDEVELVQMAGNQLDEDAILRGELSPVFFGSALTNFGVESFLKTYLKYAPAPSAKHTVDGDAVEPESDQFSGFVFKIQANMNPQHRDRIAFVRIVSGEFQRGMDVTLGRENKKIRLSNVTQFMADSRENVETAVPGDIIGVYDTGTFQIGDTIFSGKKQIQFEDLPTFTPELFMRVSAKNVMKQKSFHKGIAQLVQEGTIQLYSAWSSGDYILGAVGQLQFEVFKFRMENEYNSEIVLEPMGHKIARWINPEQLDEKMASSRNLLVRDRFEQPLFLFENQFAERWFKDKYPKVELESKL, encoded by the coding sequence ATGAGTAACATTACAGATGAAATTAGCAAACGCCGGACGTTTGCCATTATTTCGCACCCGGATGCGGGGAAAACGACCATTACAGAACAAATGCTGTTATTTGGTGGTGTCGTGCGTGAAGCTGGGACTGTTAAAGGTAAAAAGTCTGGTAATTTTGCGAAGTCTGACTGGATGGAAATCGAACAAAAACGTGGGATTTCTGTGACTAGTTCAGTGCTCCAATTTGATTTTGATGGTAAGCGGATTAATATCTTGGATACCCCTGGGCACGAAGATTTCTCCGAAGATACTTACCGGACATTAATGGCGGTCGATTCTGCGGTCATGGTAATTGATTCTGCCAAGGGTATTGAACCCCAAACCAAGAAGTTGTTTGAAATCGTTAAGCAACGCCACATTCCAGTCTTTACATTCTTTAACAAATTAGACCGTGATGGCCGTGACCCACTTGAATTGATGGCTGAACTTGAAGACATCTTGGGCATCGACACTTACCCTATGAACTGGCCAATTGGGTCAGGGCAAGTCTTGCAAGGTTTGTATAACATGTACGACAACAAGGTCGAGTTATATAAGGCTGATGCTAATGGCAACAAAGAAATTCCATTGGAAGCTGATGGTAACATTGCTGATGGTAACGTCTTGAAAGAAAACAAAATTTGGCGCGATGCTCTGGATGAAGTTGAATTAGTTCAGATGGCAGGTAACCAACTTGATGAAGATGCTATTTTACGTGGTGAATTATCACCAGTGTTCTTTGGATCTGCTTTGACTAATTTTGGGGTTGAAAGCTTTTTGAAGACTTACTTGAAATACGCACCCGCACCATCAGCTAAGCACACGGTTGATGGGGATGCTGTTGAACCTGAATCAGATCAATTCTCAGGTTTTGTCTTTAAAATTCAAGCGAATATGAATCCACAACACCGTGACCGAATTGCATTTGTCCGGATTGTGTCTGGCGAATTCCAACGTGGGATGGATGTTACATTAGGACGTGAGAACAAAAAAATCCGTTTGAGTAACGTGACCCAATTTATGGCGGATTCACGGGAAAATGTTGAAACTGCGGTACCTGGTGATATTATCGGGGTCTACGATACTGGGACATTCCAAATTGGTGACACGATTTTCTCAGGTAAGAAGCAAATTCAATTTGAAGATTTGCCAACTTTCACGCCTGAATTATTCATGCGCGTGTCAGCTAAAAATGTTATGAAGCAAAAGTCTTTCCACAAGGGGATTGCTCAACTTGTGCAAGAAGGAACGATTCAGTTGTATTCTGCTTGGTCTTCAGGCGACTACATTCTGGGTGCCGTGGGACAATTGCAGTTTGAAGTGTTCAAGTTCCGGATGGAAAATGAATATAATTCTGAAATTGTGCTCGAACCAATGGGTCACAAGATTGCGCGGTGGATTAATCCAGAACAATTGGATGAAAAGATGGCGTCATCACGTAATTTGTTAGTACGTGACCGCTTTGAACAACCACTGTTCTTGTTTGAAAACCAATTTGCAGAGCGTTGGTTTAAAGATAAGTATCCTAAGGTTGAACTCGAATCTAAACTATAA
- a CDS encoding IS3 family transposase yields MPKTTNLKSETDKLNSRKSRVKTATLPCRIGASGLKKIRSLGDGKATNKELTQVVESLRHQFKLEDLLEFVGLNRKTFYYNRARLNYDKYSEVKDLIKWLYAGSDETYGYRRIQDELFLFGYVFDDETVRRIMRSIKLMPTCYWTKSGKFSSYKGEHGKVAENLVRRDYVVTSGRKSKFVVTQPYTVLTTDVTQINLLGTKLYLAAVIDMYSKEILAYDIRTSPNMAQVTACVDQLQQVLPDGVQPILHSDQGTLYQLPRYQNRLDEVGLIQSMSRKGNCLDNAPMESFFSLAKREFIWRKEFVSIDQFKESFSRYVSRFNNVRISRKNKGLTPVEIRNQALAA; encoded by the coding sequence ATTCCTAAAACCACAAACCTAAAATCTGAAACTGACAAGTTAAATTCAAGAAAATCTAGAGTTAAAACAGCGACTTTACCGTGCCGAATTGGAGCTAGCGGTCTCAAAAAAATTAGAAGCCTTGGCGATGGAAAAGCAACGAATAAAGAACTTACGCAAGTAGTTGAATCGTTAAGGCATCAATTCAAACTGGAAGATTTACTTGAGTTCGTAGGTTTAAATCGCAAGACATTTTACTACAATCGAGCACGTTTGAATTACGACAAATATAGTGAAGTCAAAGATCTTATTAAATGGCTTTACGCTGGTAGTGATGAAACTTATGGTTATCGCCGGATCCAAGATGAACTATTCTTATTTGGCTATGTCTTCGATGATGAAACTGTCCGCCGCATTATGCGTTCAATCAAGCTAATGCCAACGTGTTACTGGACAAAATCTGGCAAGTTTTCATCTTACAAAGGAGAGCACGGAAAAGTCGCTGAGAACCTAGTTCGTCGTGACTACGTAGTTACAAGTGGGCGTAAGAGTAAGTTTGTGGTTACACAGCCGTACACCGTGTTAACCACTGATGTGACTCAAATAAATTTATTAGGTACCAAACTATATTTAGCTGCGGTTATCGACATGTATAGCAAAGAAATATTGGCATATGATATTCGGACGTCACCAAATATGGCACAAGTAACCGCCTGTGTTGATCAATTACAACAAGTATTACCTGATGGCGTCCAACCAATTCTGCATAGCGACCAGGGAACACTGTATCAACTTCCACGTTACCAAAACCGTCTAGATGAAGTAGGTTTAATTCAAAGTATGTCTCGTAAAGGAAACTGTTTGGATAATGCGCCAATGGAAAGTTTCTTTAGCTTGGCTAAACGTGAATTCATTTGGCGAAAAGAATTCGTATCAATTGATCAATTCAAAGAAAGCTTTTCGCGATATGTCTCACGGTTCAACAACGTTCGCATCTCACGAAAAAACAAGGGCTTGACCCCTGTTGAAATTCGGAATCAAGCCCTTGCGGCATAA